In Panicum virgatum strain AP13 chromosome 5K, P.virgatum_v5, whole genome shotgun sequence, the genomic window tcgccctcgccgcccgcgaCTCCACCGTCCTCGTCGGCGGGCCGTACTGGGACGTGCCGCTGGGGCGGCGGGACTCGCTGGGCGCCAGCATCCAGGGCTCCAACAACGACATCCCGGCGCCCAACAACACGCTCCCCACCATCATCACCAAGTTCAGGCGCCAGGGCCTCGACGTCGTCGCGCTCTCCGGCGCCCACACCATCGGCCTCTCCCGCTGCACCAGCTTCCGGCAGCGGCTGTACAACCAGACGGGCAACGGCATGGCGGACGCCACGCTGGAGGCGTCCTACGCGGCGCGGCTCAGGCAGGGGTGCCCGcgctccggcggcgacggcaacctCTTCCCGCTGGACCTCGCCACCCCGGCCAGGTTCGCCAACCTCTACTTCAAGAACGTCCTGGCCGGCAGGGGCCTGCTCAGCTCCGACGAGGTGCTGCTGACCAAGAGCGCCGAGACGGCGGCGCTCGTCAAGGCGTACGCCGACGACGTCGACCTCTTCTTCCGGCACTTCGCGCAGTCGTTGGTGATGATGGGCAACATCTCGCCGCTGACCGGGGCGCAGGGGGAGATCAGGAAGAACTGCAGGAGGCTCAACGGCAACCACTAATGATGAGGAGCTAGATTGTTGGGTTGTGCGCTCATGGCTCTCATGAGCAATAATTGTGTACGTGATGGTTGTGACAATA contains:
- the LOC120706435 gene encoding peroxidase 15-like isoform X2, with translation MHVPWVYHHCHGTPPTSYNTSLFCVQGCDASVLLDNSTGIVSEKGSNPNSNSARGFEVIDEIKAALETACPGTVSCADILALAARDSTVLVGGPYWDVPLGRRDSLGASIQGSNNDIPAPNNTLPTIITKFRRQGLDVVALSGAHTIGLSRCTSFRQRLYNQTGNGMADATLEASYAARLRQGCPRSGGDGNLFPLDLATPARFANLYFKNVLAGRGLLSSDEVLLTKSAETAALVKAYADDVDLFFRHFAQSLVMMGNISPLTGAQGEIRKNCRRLNGNH